A window of the Phaseolus vulgaris cultivar G19833 chromosome 5, P. vulgaris v2.0, whole genome shotgun sequence genome harbors these coding sequences:
- the LOC137834174 gene encoding uncharacterized protein codes for MAQVLEMVRTLQDNAAALRVEQERIQTELAASQSRNDELIRVNEELRRTLQAQKERAVEERVSRPPSPPRAFPMPFSPEVMGTMVPPNLVGVKASFTGVEDPEAHLTAFHTQMMLSGDSDVVYCKMFMSTLSGIAMEWFVSLPKGHITSFPRFSKLFTEQYIVNKAPAVVSYDFFDVRQYQGESLKDYLNRFGAQVGKPQQQARVHEAKEGKKVQGKPRPYPPGKDQGRGRTRENNAPPRYNFMVGLVDLIVLPAVAARLRVTEKADKVLGRKKNEWCEFHQAFGHTLHSCLALGHQLAELVKSGFLADYMREPQGDRGSGSQAGEQQHEVPVHGEVQTIAGGFSGGGCTASQRRRYTRSVMAVDSVDESHYPEVDIVFRKADLRDVVPHDNDPVVGRNTINEAHEAEAAVD; via the exons atggcgcaggtcctggagatggtgcgTACGCTGCAGGACAACGCCGCGGCATTGAGAGTTGAGCAAGAGAGGAtacagacggagttggctgcgtcgcagagtaggaacgacgagctgattCGCGTCAATGAAGAGCTAAGGAGGACGTTGCAGGCACAGAAGGAACGCGCGGTTGAAGAAAGGGTGTCGAGGCCACCGTcgcctccaagagcgttccccatgccattctcccctgaagtcatgggaaccatggtgcctcccaacctggtgggagtGAAGGCATCATTCACGGGGGTAGAAGatccggaggcgcatctgacggcgttccacacccagatgatgttgtctggggacTCAGACGttgtgtactgcaaaatgttcatgagcacactaagcggaatcgccatggagtggttcgtgagcctaccaAAAGGACATATCACGTCCTTCCCTCGGTTTTCAAAGCTTTTcactgagcagtacatcgttaaCAAAGCGCCCGCAGTAGTGTCATACGATTTTTTCGATGTACGACAGTACCAAggcgagtcgctgaaggactacctcaaccgctttggagcacaagtg gGGAAGCCGcaacagcaagcaagggtgcatgaggccaaggaagGGAAGAAGGTGCAGggaaaacctcgtccctatccACCAGGCAAGGACCAGGGCAGGGGGCGTACAAGGGAGAATAatgcacccccaagatacaatttcatggtgggattggtgGATCTCATCGtccttcctgctgtagcagcgAGACTACGCGTAACGGAGAAggcagataaggtacttggtaggaagaagaatgagtggtgtgagtttcaccaggcctttggccacacactccactcctgtttggcgttgggacaccaactggcagagttggtgaagtctggatTCCTGGCAGATTAcatgcgtgagccgcagggtgatcgcgggTCGGGATCCCAGGCTGGAGAACAACaacatgaagtccctgtgcacggggaagtgcaaacaatcgcgggaggcttctctggcgggggatgcaccgcgtcacagagaaggaggtACACTCGATCGGTTATGGCGGTAGACTCGGTAGACGAGAGCCATTACCCTGAGGTAGatattgtcttcaggaaagctgacctacgggacgttgtcccacacgataacgaccctgtg gttgggcgcaataccatcaacgaggcacatgaagctgaagctgccgtcgattgA